A single Lolium perenne isolate Kyuss_39 chromosome 6, Kyuss_2.0, whole genome shotgun sequence DNA region contains:
- the LOC127306039 gene encoding uncharacterized protein gives MEDALMISPELRDVLAKVAAFLLVQGLVYLILTNSSDVFSKNKILRSLSFRTMRSMSVRRLLAPLSDVPVGTDDLGSEPPSPSYFSRSWSSRRGGMRED, from the coding sequence ATGGAGGACGCCCTCATGATCTCGCCGGAGCTCAGGGACGTGCTGGCCAAGGTGGCCGCGTTCCTGCTCGTCCAGGGGCTGGTCTACCTCATCCTCACCAACTCCTCCGACGTCTTCTCCAAGAACAAGATCCTCAGGTCCCTCAGCTTCAGGACCATGCGCTCCATGAGCGTGCGCCGCCTCCTCGCGCCGCTCTCCGACGTACCCGTCGGCACCGACGACCTGGGCTCCGAGCCGCCTTCGCCGTCGTATTTTTCGAGGTCGTGGTCGTCGCGCCGCGGGGGTATGCGCGAGGACTAG
- the LOC127306038 gene encoding uncharacterized protein: protein MEDALMMSPELRDVLAKVVAFILVQGLVYLILTNSSDVFSKNKILRSLSFRTMRSMRVRRLLAPLSDVPVGTDDLGSAPPPSPSYLSRSCSSRRGGDRQD from the coding sequence ATGGAGGATGCCCTCATGATGTCGCCAGAGCTCCGCGACGTGCTGGCCAAAGTGGTCGCGTTCATCCTCGTGCAGGGGCTCGTCTACCTCATCCTCACCAACTCCTCTGACGTCTTCTCCAAGAACAAGATTCTCAGGTCCCTCAGCTTCCGGACCATGCGCTCCATGAGAGTGCGGCGCCTCCTCGCGCCGCTCTCCGACGTCCCCGTCGGCACCGACGACCTGggatccgcgccgccgccttctccGTCGTATCTTTCCAGGTCGTGCTCGTCGCGCCGCGGGGGTGACCGCCAGGACTAG
- the LOC139829775 gene encoding uncharacterized protein, whose product MSPAAWARKTLLVAAGRRSALPFQSHRTYSAGESVAGGRKKRSVGRRVVAIGAISLAGGVALSGINDLAIFHGCTRKAIETATENREVAEAIGAPILRGPWYDASVVLGHRRRSVSCTFPVTGPQGSGLFQIEAIRNGGDGVLSFLRHHDWEIRSMDAHLEVASDDGELKKVTINLVSSSDDQSSGGQCEAEGLSC is encoded by the exons ATGTCGCCGGCGGCGTGGGCGAGGAAGACGCTCTTAGTCGCCGCCGGCCGCAGATCCGCCCTGCCCTTTCAAAGCCACCG CACCTACTCCGCCGGAGAAAGCGTCGCCGGCGGGCGGAAGAAGAGATCGGTGGGGCGGAGGGTGGTGGCTATCGGGGCCATCAGCCTCGCTGGCGGAGTGGCCCTCAGTGGAATCAACGACCTCGCTATCTTCCATGGATGCACCAG GAAGGCGATAGAGACGGCTACTGAGAACCGAGAGGTTGCAGAAGCGATCGGGGCACCTATACTAAGAGGACCATGGTATGATGCTTCAGTTGTTCTGGGCCATCGGCGGAGGTCCGTGTCGTGCACATTCCCCGTAACTGGGCCACAGGGGTCGGGGCTGTTTCAGATCGAGGCCATCCGGAATGGAG GGGATGGCGTGCTCTCGTTTCTGCGGCACCATGACTGGGAGATACGTTCCATGGATGCTCATCTGGAAGTAGCTTCAGATGACGGCGAACTGAAAAAGGTTACCATAAACCTGGTGAGCAGCAGCGATGATCAGAGTAGTGGTGGGCAGTGTGAAGCAGAGGGTTTGAGCTGCTAG
- the LOC127306033 gene encoding DNA-3-methyladenine glycosylase-like gives RGHAPRFKRTSPRKKLQPHSRRLAINVAAGEAEAARASVAARATPLLPATLVVPAQSLGSIPLPREFFEVDALDLAPRLLGKLLRRDQVVLRITEVEAYRPNDSACHGRFGATARTAPMFGPGGHAYVYLCYGLHMMLNVVADKEGVGAAVLIRSCAPVSGLDIIQQRRGQQTEKPILLTGPGKVGQALGLSTDWSNHPLYTPVRLYISSGLEVLDGPEPENILVGPRVGIDYASSEHVTAPWRFAIAGTPWISAPKNTLRPR, from the exons cgcggccacgcCCCACGCTTCAAGCGAACCTCCCCCAGGAAGAAACTGCAGCCCCACAGCCGCCGCCTCGCCATTAACGTTGCCGCCGGAGAGGCCGAGGCTGCGCGGGCGTCCGTGGCGGCCAGGGCCACGCCATTGCTCCCCGCAACGCTGGTGGTGCCCGCGCAGTCGCTTGGAAGTATTCCGTTGCCTCGCGAGTTCTTCGAGGTGGACGCGCTCGACCTCGCCCCACGCCTCCTCGGCAAGCTCCTGCGCCGCGACCAAGTCGTCCTCCGCATCACCGAG GTGGAGGCTTACAGGCCAAACGATTCCGCGTGCCATGGCCGATTCGGCGCCACGGCAAGAACTGCTCCCATG TTTGGACCAGGAGGGCATGCATATGTGTACCTATGCTATGGGCTCCACATGATGCTCAATGTTGTTGCCGACAAAGAGGGTGTCGGGGCTGCTGTTTTGATCCGATCATGTGCTCCAGTTAGCG GACTAGATATCATTCAGCAGCGTCGAGGCCAACAAACCGAGAAACCAATCCTACTTACAGGACCAGGAAAG GTCGGCCAAGCTCTGGGGCTTTCCACTGATTGGTCGAACCATCCACTATATACCCCGGTACGATTATATATTTCCA GTGGATTGGAAGTACTGGATGGGCCAGAACCAGAGAACATTTTAGTTGGCCCCCGTGTCGGCATCGACTACGCATCATCCGAGCATGTCACAGCGCCGTGGAGGTTCGCGATCGCGGGCACTCCGTGGATCAGTGCTCCAAAAAACACTCTCAGGCCGCGGTGA